One window of Gloeothece citriformis PCC 7424 genomic DNA carries:
- a CDS encoding PfkB family carbohydrate kinase yields the protein MRIALANVIITLGKEGAYLCNEQTTQLIPGYPVEAVDSFAL from the coding sequence TTGAGAATTGCTCTAGCTAATGTCATTATTACATTAGGTAAAGAGGGAGCTTATCTGTGCAATGAACAAACCACCCAACTGATTCCGGGTTATCCAGTAGAGGCAGTGGATAGTTTTGCCCTTTGA
- a CDS encoding PfkB family carbohydrate kinase — MELAAKTASNLGKTVILNPAPAYPLPDSLLSKISILTPNQTEAQMLTGIKVNSPETAHLAAQHLHKKRVEPFSH, encoded by the coding sequence GTGGAATTGGCAGCTAAAACGGCATCTAACTTAGGAAAAACTGTTATTCTCAATCCTGCCCCTGCTTACCCCCTCCCCGACTCTTTATTATCAAAAATAAGTATTCTCACTCCCAATCAGACAGAAGCCCAAATGTTAACCGGTATTAAAGTCAATAGTCCCGAAACAGCCCATTTGGCGGCTCAACACCTACACAAAAAACGAGTAGAGCCTTTCTCACATTAA
- a CDS encoding Uma2 family endonuclease: MQAKLDLVSLPTQDDLPCDDGVPMETQRHKLQLDLLMDGLLLWLEQRDNGYVGGNMFLYFSMAQLRNQDFLGPDFFAVIDVPKGERKSWVVWEQGKAPDVIIELLSESTANQDKTHKKLIYQNQLRIPEYYWFDPFNPDDWAGFSLQNGIYQSLELNQFNQLVSQRLGLALQRWSGIYKGVETIWLRWANLEGEILLTPEEYQKQRADQEQQRADQEQQRAQQSQLYLQQTVINLLQEGMSIEQVARLTGLSLEQINTLS, from the coding sequence ATGCAAGCTAAACTCGATCTAGTCTCACTCCCGACTCAAGATGATCTCCCCTGTGATGACGGTGTTCCTATGGAAACTCAGCGCCATAAACTGCAATTAGATTTACTGATGGATGGGTTGTTATTGTGGTTAGAACAACGGGATAATGGTTACGTCGGGGGCAATATGTTTTTATACTTTAGTATGGCTCAACTTCGTAACCAAGACTTTTTAGGGCCAGACTTTTTTGCCGTGATTGATGTCCCCAAAGGAGAGAGAAAAAGTTGGGTTGTCTGGGAACAGGGAAAAGCGCCAGATGTCATCATTGAATTATTATCTGAAAGTACCGCCAATCAGGATAAAACTCATAAAAAATTAATTTATCAAAATCAATTACGGATTCCGGAATATTATTGGTTTGATCCTTTTAATCCTGATGATTGGGCGGGGTTTTCTCTCCAAAATGGAATTTATCAATCCCTAGAATTAAATCAATTCAATCAACTGGTTAGCCAAAGATTAGGATTAGCCCTGCAAAGATGGTCAGGAATTTATAAAGGAGTGGAGACAATTTGGTTACGTTGGGCTAATTTAGAGGGGGAAATATTACTCACCCCTGAAGAATATCAAAAACAACGGGCTGACCAAGAACAACAACGGGCGGATCAAGAACAACAACGCGCCCAACAATCCCAATTATACTTACAACAAACTGTTATAAATTTACTTCAGGAGGGAATGAGTATAGAACAAGTCGCAAGACTAACAGGATTATCTCTAGAGCAAATTAATACTTTGAGCTAA
- a CDS encoding efflux RND transporter permease subunit, with amino-acid sequence MNQDSRKPTLRERFNISRLAIQHFRFTILFWIAITIAGLLAFSSLKYALFPEITFPVIVVNAQAPFETVLETQTQLTIPIEQPLKSISGFRDVASTSYPGRAIVNVFFDVGTSLVKSSERVEKALDKLSLPQGTTYEVIAVNLNETGVISYAVVSDHKSLEDLTAIANQKILPKLADLPGVLKANLLGDGSSIDPQDKEENSSPLTQKYPTLVRFNGQEGLAIQVIKESRANTLDVVSQVEKTIGELQPLLPDVTLTLAETQAEYIREATQATIDSLILAIILAVLVIFPFLESFRATFITALAIPISLLATCIIMAIFGFNLETITLLALALVIGIVVDDGIVDVENIARHIDQGETPKQAALKGTEEIGLAVTASTLTIAAVFIPVAFMGGGVGKFFKPFGLTVSAAVLFSLLVARTLSPVLASRWLKPRKQRKQNQNQREFPLISSYQNLLDWSLHHRRIVMVIALISFIIGVALIPLIPKGFIPNLNRGEFNIVYTSPLPKRLLTLDSPQPPTVTPPSGQTGAFDWISQLANSPQTFLLRKTIRVGKEFETILQDIPEIESYYTVAGVQGEPTKGKIYVNLKHDRQLTTDEVKTLVREKLPKLKRVTFSVEDIPFIQTEAEKPLQIAIKGNNLITLKDFAQTLKTRVQDFPRLKDVALSNQDDEGENTYKLERLGGQPVIYLSANLASSKVGLEDAAKEIERAAKPILPPDITLQRWGSSAQSNDVLMTFGRTLALSIILMLVVLIVSFGRILEPIVIILSLPLSIVGAMLGLLITQSDFGVISLIGLIFLVGLLDKNAVLLLDYINQLRQAGKSREEAILETGAVRLRPIMMTTASTILGMLPLALGWGAGAELRQPMAVAIIGGLITSSLLSLIVVPVLYTLLEDGWIKMFKKH; translated from the coding sequence ATGAATCAAGATTCCCGTAAACCAACTTTACGAGAACGCTTTAACATTTCCCGTTTAGCGATCCAACATTTTCGCTTTACAATCTTGTTTTGGATCGCCATTACTATAGCCGGACTTCTAGCTTTTAGTTCTCTTAAATATGCCCTATTTCCAGAGATTACTTTTCCAGTTATTGTCGTCAATGCTCAAGCTCCCTTTGAAACAGTTCTAGAAACCCAAACCCAGCTAACTATTCCCATTGAACAGCCTTTAAAATCGATTTCAGGGTTTCGAGATGTTGCCTCTACTAGCTACCCAGGCCGAGCGATCGTTAATGTATTTTTTGATGTGGGAACTTCCTTAGTTAAATCTTCAGAAAGAGTAGAAAAAGCCCTCGATAAACTGTCTTTACCCCAAGGAACTACCTATGAAGTAATAGCCGTTAATTTAAATGAAACTGGGGTTATTAGTTATGCGGTTGTTAGTGACCATAAAAGTCTAGAAGATTTAACTGCCATAGCTAATCAAAAAATTCTTCCTAAATTGGCTGACTTACCCGGAGTTTTAAAAGCCAATTTATTAGGAGATGGGTCTTCAATTGACCCCCAAGACAAAGAAGAAAATTCTTCACCTTTAACCCAAAAATATCCGACCTTGGTACGCTTTAATGGTCAAGAAGGGTTAGCTATTCAAGTTATTAAAGAAAGTCGCGCTAATACTTTAGATGTCGTCAGTCAAGTTGAAAAAACCATCGGAGAATTACAACCCCTACTCCCTGATGTGACTTTAACTTTAGCAGAAACTCAAGCTGAATATATCCGAGAAGCAACTCAAGCAACCATTGATTCTTTAATCTTAGCAATCATTTTAGCCGTTTTAGTTATCTTTCCATTTTTAGAAAGTTTTCGAGCGACTTTTATTACGGCTTTAGCTATTCCTATTTCTTTACTAGCTACCTGTATTATTATGGCCATTTTTGGGTTTAATTTAGAGACAATTACCCTGTTGGCATTAGCATTAGTTATTGGTATAGTTGTTGATGATGGAATTGTCGATGTAGAAAATATTGCCCGTCATATTGATCAAGGGGAAACTCCTAAACAAGCAGCCCTTAAAGGCACTGAAGAAATAGGTTTAGCCGTAACAGCTTCTACCTTAACTATCGCTGCGGTGTTTATTCCTGTCGCTTTTATGGGAGGAGGAGTAGGCAAATTTTTTAAACCTTTTGGGTTAACAGTGTCCGCCGCCGTTTTATTTTCTTTATTAGTAGCTCGAACCTTATCCCCGGTTTTAGCTAGTCGTTGGTTAAAACCCAGAAAACAACGAAAACAAAATCAGAATCAGAGAGAATTTCCTCTGATTTCTTCCTATCAGAACTTATTAGATTGGTCATTACATCACCGTCGGATTGTAATGGTAATTGCTTTAATTAGCTTTATTATTGGTGTCGCTTTAATTCCCTTAATTCCTAAAGGATTTATTCCTAATCTTAATCGAGGAGAATTTAATATTGTTTATACCTCTCCTTTACCCAAAAGATTACTAACATTAGACTCTCCTCAACCTCCAACTGTAACCCCTCCTTCTGGACAAACTGGTGCTTTTGATTGGATTTCTCAACTCGCTAACTCTCCTCAAACCTTTTTACTGAGAAAAACCATTCGAGTTGGCAAGGAATTTGAAACCATTCTGCAAGATATCCCAGAGATAGAATCTTATTACACTGTTGCCGGTGTTCAAGGTGAACCGACTAAAGGGAAAATTTATGTTAATTTAAAACATGATAGACAACTGACAACCGATGAAGTTAAAACTTTAGTTCGTGAAAAATTACCTAAACTTAAAAGAGTTACCTTTAGTGTTGAAGACATTCCTTTTATTCAAACTGAAGCAGAAAAACCGCTACAAATTGCTATTAAAGGTAATAATTTAATCACTTTAAAAGACTTTGCTCAAACCTTAAAAACTCGCGTTCAAGATTTCCCTAGATTAAAAGATGTTGCCCTATCTAATCAAGATGATGAAGGGGAAAATACCTATAAACTGGAACGTCTCGGTGGTCAACCCGTCATTTATTTGAGTGCTAATCTTGCTTCTTCTAAAGTAGGACTAGAAGATGCAGCGAAAGAGATAGAAAGAGCAGCTAAACCCATTTTACCGCCAGATATTACTTTACAACGGTGGGGAAGTTCGGCTCAAAGTAATGATGTGTTAATGACTTTTGGGAGAACCCTAGCATTATCAATTATTTTAATGCTGGTCGTATTAATTGTATCATTTGGCAGAATTTTAGAACCGATCGTGATTATTTTATCGTTACCTCTGTCAATTGTCGGGGCAATGTTAGGACTTTTAATTACTCAAAGTGACTTTGGAGTTATTTCCTTAATTGGGTTAATTTTTTTGGTCGGTTTATTAGATAAAAATGCGGTTTTATTGTTGGATTATATTAACCAACTTCGTCAAGCAGGTAAATCAAGAGAAGAGGCAATTCTTGAAACGGGTGCAGTAAGATTACGACCGATTATGATGACAACAGCTTCGACAATTTTAGGAATGTTACCCTTAGCGTTAGGATGGGGTGCTGGTGCTGAATTACGTCAACCGATGGCAGTCGCTATTATAGGGGGATTAATTACTTCTTCTTTACTAAGTTTAATTGTTGTTCCTGTACTTTATACGTTGCTTGAAGATGGATGGATAAAGATGTTTAAAAAACATTAA
- a CDS encoding 4a-hydroxytetrahydrobiopterin dehydratase, with protein sequence MTDLKQQKCEACESNAPSLTEAEIKDYKPQIPDWNLIEEEGEKRLQKVFSFPDFKSAIAFTNAVGDEAEKQGHHPALLTEWGKVTVTWWTHAINGLHKNDLIMAVKTDEIKKSY encoded by the coding sequence ATGACCGATCTCAAACAGCAAAAGTGTGAAGCCTGCGAAAGCAATGCTCCGAGTCTAACTGAAGCGGAAATTAAAGACTATAAACCTCAAATCCCGGATTGGAATCTGATCGAGGAAGAGGGAGAAAAGCGCCTACAGAAAGTTTTTAGCTTCCCTGACTTTAAAAGTGCGATCGCGTTTACCAATGCGGTTGGGGATGAAGCAGAAAAGCAAGGTCATCATCCCGCTTTATTAACAGAATGGGGAAAAGTAACCGTGACTTGGTGGACTCATGCGATCAACGGACTCCATAAAAATGATTTAATTATGGCCGTCAAAACCGACGAAATTAAAAAATCTTACTGA
- a CDS encoding PfkB family carbohydrate kinase — MLTKVGDDLFGQQTISRLKNEGILTDYVLIDSRYPSGVALITVDEERENTIVVASGANMAFLRKGDSRTYEPHRTGDNYFTSIGNSVTNSGIGS, encoded by the coding sequence GTGTTAACTAAAGTGGGGGATGATCTTTTTGGACAACAAACGATTTCTAGATTAAAAAATGAGGGAATTTTGACCGATTATGTTCTAATTGACTCCCGTTATCCGTCGGGGGTGGCGTTAATTACGGTTGATGAGGAACGAGAAAATACAATTGTTGTGGCTTCTGGGGCTAATATGGCGTTCTTGAGAAAGGGAGATTCTCGTACTTATGAACCCCATAGAACAGGCGACAATTATTTTACTTCAATTGGAAATTCCGTTACAAACAGTGGAATTGGCAGCTAA
- a CDS encoding Rpn family recombination-promoting nuclease/putative transposase encodes MKTDSIFYQIFLQFPTSFFDLIGESSAQVENYQFTSREVKQLSFRLDGLFLPTVEEANLPLYLVEVQFQPDPEFYYRLFSEFFLFLKQYKPPYPWQIVVIYSSRQVEREQSIHFGDFLALSRVRRVYLDELGEVADSTLGIGVIQLVVESEEESVPKAKALIEQTKNQLSDETIQKNLIDLIESIIVYKFPLKTREEIEAMFNLSDLKQTKVYQEALAEGEGIGEQRGEANLVLRLLNRRLGQISPTLTEQIRGLSVEQLENLGEALLDFRTSEDLKQWLAQNT; translated from the coding sequence GTGAAAACAGATAGTATTTTTTATCAAATTTTCTTACAATTTCCCACAAGCTTTTTTGACTTAATTGGTGAGTCTTCAGCCCAAGTCGAGAATTATCAATTTACCTCACGGGAAGTTAAACAACTCTCGTTTCGGCTGGATGGGTTATTTCTACCTACAGTAGAAGAAGCTAATTTACCTTTGTACCTAGTAGAGGTTCAATTTCAACCCGACCCAGAGTTTTATTATCGTTTATTCTCAGAGTTTTTTCTGTTTCTGAAGCAGTATAAACCGCCGTATCCTTGGCAAATAGTTGTCATTTATTCTAGTCGCCAAGTAGAGCGAGAACAGTCTATCCATTTTGGGGATTTTCTGGCTTTATCGAGGGTCAGGAGAGTTTATTTAGATGAGTTAGGAGAAGTAGCCGATAGCACTCTAGGCATCGGTGTAATCCAATTAGTAGTAGAATCAGAGGAAGAATCCGTCCCCAAAGCTAAAGCTTTAATAGAGCAAACGAAAAATCAATTATCCGATGAAACAATTCAGAAAAACTTAATAGATTTAATTGAAAGTATTATTGTTTACAAATTTCCGTTAAAAACAAGGGAGGAAATAGAAGCCATGTTCAATCTAAGCGATTTAAAACAAACCAAAGTTTATCAAGAAGCTTTAGCTGAAGGCGAAGGGATAGGAGAACAACGAGGAGAAGCCAACTTAGTCCTACGTCTGCTCAACCGTCGTCTCGGTCAAATTTCCCCGACTTTGACTGAACAAATTAGAGGGCTATCGGTTGAGCAACTAGAGAATTTAGGAGAAGCTTTACTAGATTTTAGAACATCGGAAGATTTAAAACAGTGGTTGGCACAAAACACTTAA